From the genome of Nicotiana sylvestris chromosome 2, ASM39365v2, whole genome shotgun sequence, one region includes:
- the LOC104232728 gene encoding uncharacterized protein isoform X1 — protein MSQLQQKLDMIGQLRGELNQVLADCHQWKENMDRLAAEKEAVKAQLTWAEAQFRGAEAKGLAQAKEIEGLGAELAKARTEVAQAKDEAEKTKAVADKSIDIYKREAAVVQAELRAASNRAKRSNKLAKCQARRETLEEVRARGFDLAEEIAEAQARETDARFLVSSDDEDVVSGSGDEESEEDAPKGEEVPEDRWHSRGRGPENRLGFYFCIRALCCNMLCKFFG, from the coding sequence ATGTCTCAGCTGCAGCAAAAGTTGGACATGATTGGACAGCTCCGGGGTGAGTTGAATCAAGTTCTGGCTGATTGCCACCAGTGGAAGGAGAACATGGATCGACTTGCCGCCGAAAAGGAAGCTGTTAAGGCTCAACTGACCTGGGCTGAAGCTCAGTTCCGTGGTGCCGAAGCGAAAGGCTTGGCTCAGGCCAAGGAAATTGAGGGGCTGGGGGCCGAGCTGGCTAAAGCCCGGACTGAAGTTGCACAAGCCAAGGACGAAGCTGAGAAGACGAAGGCTGTGGCGGATAAATCCATTGACATATACAAGAGAGAAGCCGCAGTCGTTCAAGCTGAGTTGAGGGCGGCCTCCAACCGGGCAAAACGGAGCAATAAattggctaaatgtcaagcccgAAGGGAGACTCTTGAGGAAGTTCGTGCTCGAGGGTTTGACCTTGCCGAGGAGATAGCCGAAGCACAGGCACGGGAAACCGATGCTAGGTTTCTTGTCTCCTCTGATGATGAGGACGTGGTGAGTGGCTCCGGGGACGAGGAGAGTGAAGAAGATGCTCCTAAAGGGGAAGAGGTTCCAGAAGATAGATGGCACTCCCGTGGACGTGGCCCCGAAAATAGATTAGGTTTCTATTTTTGTATAAGGGCCCTTTGTTGTAATATGCTTTGTAAATTTTTCGGATGA